The sequence ggctccaggaattcttcgttTTCAGAGAAAcgtgtcaatatttttttctaattctaatgctatattcgttagccatggaaggcattggGTAAATCTTGactatacaaaatggttagatttatgactgacagacTGATTTTAATGGGATCTTTGACTGCTTTTGGCGTCATGGCATGGTGGTGGGGAGACGAGGATTcacatagagaagcagaaaaattcttggattcgatggatcgggaggaaatggagagactgcaaccagcAGTCTACTATGTTGCCGAAgaaactaaggaacacgcacaattggaAGCATCTCAAAAGGATCTAAGTGAAGAGTTGGACGGAGCAGAAGAGGGAATTAAGTTATTTGACGATTTCCTCGCTAGAATACACCAAGAGACGGAAAcgaccaatgacttacaacgcatctgtgaagaggtgcatggagcagaggaagaagaaattgagttatctacGGACAACATAGCCATATCAGCTTTAAATGCAGAATTAGATAGAGCGAATAAGAAAATTAAGGGTCTTATGGCCAGTCTAGAGAAAGCTGAAagtcaaaacgatgaacttcgagaggagctttcgGTCAAGACGATTGTTCAGGTAAGAGAAATTGAGGTAtgtaataacatcggtaacttagctttaatggatgatttacaaagagcaaataagaatatagagtcgctttttgtaagtctagaaaaagctgaagctcgaaacgatcaaattcgtgatgagcttttccCCAAGGCATATGcagaaaaggaattagaaaatgcccgTGAGGAAATTCGAATACTCGAGAAGAAGCTGGAAAGAGTAACAGGAGATCTGAAGGAAGCCACCGAGAAACTTttggaaaagagcgacttggaggGATACATCGAAAGTGCTGATAAGGAGATCCGAACACtctgggctgaactggacagtgttaaggctaaaaacaagagactgaagaccgaaaacgttggtcaaaaggcagctttagaaagtgaacttaaCGCTGCAGTCGAGGAGGTCTATAGAATAGGAACTAAATTGGATACTGTCCTGGATGAGAACACcaaattgaagactgaactattaattaagaaagacgtggtgtgcgatctggagatggctgaggaggaactggaaaaactctggaaagaatttgctggtgttaaagcagagaatagacgactgaaAAGAGACCTCTCGGAGGAGAGAGCCACGAGCAATGCGTTGATGGAGGCTGACGAGAAGAATAAAattctggaagaagaaattaggaatctcacttccgtggcagacgaatttgcaatttataaggagaaGTATCAAGATATGATGGAAAGAAATATGAACCTAGAGATGGAATTGAATAATAAGAATTATGCTATTGCACAACTTGTAGACGGTCTCTCTCAAATACACcccgagttgaaggaattatatcataaagaaatttctggtgagcagactggggatgtaatatgggatagccagttgaatagattcacccttcaagagacgagaaggcagggctggaaaaaaaactaaagaggaattatatcccaacgcaaaatatgacaaaatatggggattataatatcgccaccaaaaaaaaaaaaaaaaaaaaaaaacaaaaaaagggtgATAAAAACATGGTGATTATATcacccaaaaaaaacaaaaaacaaaaaaatagtgattataatatcgccaccaaaaaaaaaaacaaaaaacaaaaaatggtggttataatatcgccaccaaaaaaaaaaaatggtgattataatatcgccaccaaaaaaaacaaaaaacaaaaaaatggtgattataatatcgccaccaaaaaaaaacaaaaaaccaaaaaattgtgattataatatcgccaccaaaaaaaacaaaaaacaaaaatggtgattataatatcgccaccagaaaaaaaaaatggtgattataatatcgccacaaaaaaaaaaaaaaaaaatggtgattataatatcgccgccaaaaaaaacaaaaaacaaaaaaatggtgattataatatcgccaccaaaaaaaaaacaagaaacaaaaaaatggtgattataatatcgccacaaaaaaaaaaaaaaaaaaaaaatggtgattatatcgccacaaaaaaaaaatggtgattataatatcgccaccaaaaaaaaacaaaaaacaaaaaaatggtgattatatcgccacaaaaaaaaaaaaaaatggtgattataatatcgccaccaaaaaaaaaacaaaaaaaaaatgaaaatggtgattataatatcgccaccaataaaaaacaaaaaacaaaaaaatggtgattataatatcgccaccaaaaaaaaaaatggtgattataatatcgccaccaaaaaaaacaagaaacaaaaaatggtgattataatattgccacaaaaaaaaaaacaatggtgattataatatcgccaccaaaaaaaaaatggtgattgtaatatcgccaccaaaaaaaacaaaaaaaataaaaaatggtgattatatcgccaaaaaaaaaaatggtgattataatatcggcaccaaaaaaaacaaaaagacaaaaaaatggtgattataatatcaccaccaaaaaaagaaaaaaaaaaaaaaaaaatgttgattacaatatcgccaccaaaaaaaaaaacaaaaaaaaaaaaaatggtgattataatatcgccacccaaaaaaaaaaaaaaaaaaaatggtgattataatatcgccaccaaaaaaaaaaaaaatggtgattataatatcgccaccagaaaaaaaaaaatggtgattataatatcggcacccataaaaacaaaaaacaaaaaaaaaaatggtgattttaatgtcgccatcaaaaaaaaaaaaaaaaaaaatggtgattataatatcgccgccaaaaaaaaacaaaaaagcaaaaaaaatggtgattataatatcgccatcaaaaaaaacaaaaaacaaaaaaatggtgattataatatcgccaccagaaaaaaaaaataatgattataatatcgccaccaaaaaagacaaaaaacaaaataaaatggtgattataatatcgccatcaaaaaaaaaaaaaaaatggtgattataatatcgccaccagaaaaaaaaatggtgattataatatcgccacaaaaaaaataaaagaaaaaaaaatggtgattataatatcgccaccaaaaaaaaaaaattaaaaaaatggtgattttaatgtcgccataaaaaaaaaaacaaaaaacaaaaaaatggtgattataatatcgccaccaaaaaaaaaaacaaaaaacaaaaaaatggtgattataatatcgccacccaaaaaaaaaaaaaaaaaaaaaagagattataatatcgccaccaaaaaaaaaaaaaaaaaaaatagagattataatatcgccaccaaaaaaacaaaaaacaaaaaaaatggtgattataatatcgctacccaaaaaaaaaccaaaaaacaaaaaaatggggattataatatcgccaccaaaaaaaacccaaaacaaaaaaatggtgattataatatcaccaccaaaaaaaaacaaaaaacaaaaaaaatggttattataatatcgccacaaaaaaaaagggtgattataatatcgccaccaaaaaaaaataaaaaatataaaaaatggtgattataatatcgccaccaaaaaaaaaaaaatatttataggaaaaagggaataaaatttttgtttgatgatatttggaaaggaatttttttttttctgtttagttttgtttggaaaggaataacctttttgttaagttttgtgcttcacccattctggacaggttcaggacatcagtttcactggaaaggacacctAAAACTATTCGCCTTGAAGGACActtggatggactgcccccagcttaaaggacgcaaggctaactttccagcttgaacgatgcttggcaTAACCTGGAGGACAGCaggatctgcagagggaaggaacctggctgaatctagtatgctttgtaccttgatg comes from Palaemon carinicauda isolate YSFRI2023 chromosome 3, ASM3689809v2, whole genome shotgun sequence and encodes:
- the LOC137631661 gene encoding flagellar attachment zone protein 1-like translates to MVRFMTDRLILMGSLTAFGVMAWWWGDEDSHREAEKFLDSMDREEMERLQPAVYYVAEETKEHAQLEASQKDLSEELDGAEEGIKLFDDFLARIHQETETTNDLQRICEEVHGAEEEEIELSTDNIAISALNAELDRANKKIKGLMASLEKAESQNDELREELSVKTIVQVREIEVCNNIGNLALMDDLQRANKNIESLFVSLEKAEARNDQIRDELFPKAYAEKELENAREEIRILEKKLERVTGDLKEATEKLLEKSDLEGYIESADKEIRTLWAELDSVKAKNKRLKTENVGQKAALESELNAAVEEVYRIGTKLDTVLDENTKLKTELLIKKDVVCDLEMAEEELEKLWKEFAGVKAENRRLKRDLSEERATSNALMEADEKNKILEEEIRNLTSVADEFAIYKEKYQDMMERNMNLEMELNNKNYAIAQLVDGLSQIHPELKELYHKEISGEQTGDQLAAAKVAVASGCSRSKQQAAAAAGCSSSRLQQQQQLAKAAAATKGSSSCS